Below is a window of Streptomyces sp. NBC_01429 DNA.
CTCGGTGCCGTGGGTTCTCTGTCGCGAGGGCCGGCCTCCATCGCCACGCGCCCTCCCAAGTCGGACTCCAGTGGTCGATCGATGCCCGATGGTCGACCGATGCTCGATGATGGCACGCCGTGGAGTACCGCAAGGGCGCCCTGAGCGTCCCGATGCCATCACGTGATCAGGCTGTAACCGCTCGTTCGACCAACGCCAGCGCCAGGTCGGGGAGTTCCCCCCGTTGCTCGGTTCCGCCGCCCAGCCAGTGCACGCGTGAGTCGCGGCGGAACCACGAATCCTGGCGGCGCGCGAAGCGTTTGGTGGCGCGTACGGTCTCGAAGCGCGCCTCCTCGTCGGTGCACTCGCCCGCGAGCGCCGCGAGCACCTGCTGGTAGCCGAGGGCGCGCGAGGCGGTGCGCCCCTCGCGCAGTCCCCGGGTCTCCAGGTCGCGCACTTCGTCGACGAGCCCCTCGTCCCACATCCGGTCGACGCGCCGCGCGATCCGCTCGTCCAGCTCCGGGCGGGCGACGTCGACGCCGATCTGCACGGTGTCGTAGACGGCTTCGTGGCCGGGCAGATTGGCGGTGAAGGGCTTGCCGGTGATCTCGATCACCTCCAGCGCCCGGACGATCCGGCGGCCGTTGCTGGGCAGGATCGCGCGGCCCGCCTGCGGGTCGGCGGCGGCCAGCCGCGCGTGCAGCGCGCCGGAGCCGCGCAGGGTCAGCTCCGCCTCCAGCCGGGCCCGTACCCCGGGGTCGGTACCGGGGAAGTCGAGCGCGTCGATGGCGCCGCGTACGTACAGCCCGGAGCCTCCCACCAGCACGGGGGTACGGCCCGCCGCGAGCAGCCGGTCGATCTCCGTCCGGGCCCGCTTCTGGTACTCGGCGACGCTGGCGGCCTCGGTGACGTCCCAGATGTCGAGGAGATGGTGCGGGACGCCGGCACGTTCCTCGGTCGTCAACTTGGCCGTGCCGATGTCCATCCCCCGGTAGAGCTGCATGGAGTCGGCGTTGACGACCTCACCGCCGAGTTGCCGGGCGAGGTGAACGCCGAGATCTGACTTGCCGGCCGCGGTGGGACCGACGACGGCGATGACCCGCGGTGCGGTAGCTGCGCTTCTCACTGCCCCAGTCTCGCAAACTCGCGGGCTCCTGCCCGAACGAGTTACGCAGCGCCGCACGCCGGTGCGTACGCCGGTGGCCGCACGCCGGCGCGCGCGGCGCACGGCGCGCGATGCCGCCGCCGCGAGTAATCTGTGAGGTACATAGGCTGTTGTTTCCTCCGAGGGAAGGTGGCCCATGGGCTTCCTGGATTCACTGAAGGCCAAGATCGGTCCGGCCCGTGACAAGGTCACCGACCTCGCGCAGCAGCACGGGGACAAGATCGAGCAGGGACTGGACAAGGCTGCCCGTACGGTCGACGAGAAGACCAAGGGCAAGTACAGCGACAAGATCGGTACCGGCACGGACAAGGCGAAGGGCGCCCTGGACAAGCTCGCCCACAAGGACGACGGAACTCCCCCGCCGCCCGCCGCCTCCTCTTGATCCACCGCACGCACACCTGGGCGCGTCCCGCCGCCCGTCGGCGGGACGCGCCCAGGCCATGTCCATGAACCGGACGCGGGGCGGTCCTAGGACCAGACGGCCACGAAGTAACCGACGCCGTACGGCGCGTCCTCGTACAGCAACTCGCCGCCCAGCCCCGCGCCCTGCGCCGCGCCCGCGAGCACCTGCCAGGGCGCCCGGCCCGCCGCCTTGAGCGCGCGGGCAGGTTCCGTTTCCAGCGCCAGCAGCCCCGGCACATCAGCGGCCGCCAGGGCCCGCGCCGCTTCCGCGTCGAAGGCCGGCGCCCGCTCGTCCAGATACCCGGGGGCCTTGACCGTACGGCAGGCACTGCCGTCGCCCATGACGAGCAGGGCCACCCGGTCGGCTCCCGCGGCGAGCTCCCGCCCCGCCCCGGCACAGTCCTCGGGGGCCAGCGCCTCCCCCACGCCCAGCCCCGATACCGGGGCGCCGCTCCAGAGGACGTGCTCCAGCAGCCAGGCGGCGACGGCAAGGGAGGCGGGCAGTTCGCGTCCCGCCGCCGATTCCGGCCCAGGCTCGGTGCGGACCCCGCCGAGTACG
It encodes the following:
- the miaA gene encoding tRNA (adenosine(37)-N6)-dimethylallyltransferase MiaA, with the protein product MRSAATAPRVIAVVGPTAAGKSDLGVHLARQLGGEVVNADSMQLYRGMDIGTAKLTTEERAGVPHHLLDIWDVTEAASVAEYQKRARTEIDRLLAAGRTPVLVGGSGLYVRGAIDALDFPGTDPGVRARLEAELTLRGSGALHARLAAADPQAGRAILPSNGRRIVRALEVIEITGKPFTANLPGHEAVYDTVQIGVDVARPELDERIARRVDRMWDEGLVDEVRDLETRGLREGRTASRALGYQQVLAALAGECTDEEARFETVRATKRFARRQDSWFRRDSRVHWLGGGTEQRGELPDLALALVERAVTA
- a CDS encoding antitoxin, which gives rise to MGFLDSLKAKIGPARDKVTDLAQQHGDKIEQGLDKAARTVDEKTKGKYSDKIGTGTDKAKGALDKLAHKDDGTPPPPAASS